Proteins encoded in a region of the Nitrospirota bacterium genome:
- a CDS encoding PIN domain-containing protein: protein MKKLRLYVDTSVIGGLFDTEDAKRVRTVETLLLAIRNSVYEGFISRLTIAEVLAAPAKIYEPLQARIAETGFQILEETAESTSLAEAYLSADAIPQRYRDDARHVAIAVAHDLDYIVSWNYKHMVNISVRRLVNSTNIRMGYNPIEIISPEEVTGDGEVAI from the coding sequence ATGAAGAAACTCAGACTTTATGTTGACACGTCAGTTATCGGCGGTCTCTTTGACACAGAAGACGCAAAAAGGGTGCGTACGGTTGAGACGCTTCTCCTCGCCATCAGAAACAGCGTTTATGAAGGTTTTATTTCGAGGCTTACCATCGCTGAAGTATTAGCGGCCCCTGCGAAGATATATGAACCACTGCAAGCTCGCATTGCTGAGACAGGTTTTCAGATTCTTGAAGAAACAGCCGAAAGCACCAGTCTTGCCGAAGCCTATTTGTCGGCAGATGCAATACCGCAACGATATCGGGATGACGCAAGGCATGTTGCCATCGCTGTTGCTCATGACCTTGACTATATCGTTTCGTGGAACTATAAGCACATGGTCAATATTTCAGTCAGAAGGCTTGTCAACAGTACGAATATACGGATGGGTTATAACCCTATAGAAATAATCTCGCCGGAGGAGGTGACCGGAGATGGAGAAGTGGCAATATAA